A single window of Acetohalobium arabaticum DSM 5501 DNA harbors:
- a CDS encoding YggT family protein — protein sequence MYALIRLIDLSFTIYTWILIARVISSWVSPPMHNSNVRKIMKFIYEVTEPVLAPIRRMLPTGNIGIDLSPLIAFIAINIIHNSLLRILRRLLLY from the coding sequence ATGTATGCTTTAATTAGATTAATTGATTTGTCATTTACTATTTATACCTGGATTCTGATTGCCCGGGTAATATCTTCCTGGGTTAGTCCTCCGATGCATAATTCTAATGTAAGAAAGATTATGAAATTTATTTATGAAGTTACAGAACCTGTACTGGCTCCAATCAGAAGAATGCTGCCTACAGGAAATATAGGTATTGATCTTTCTCCATTGATTGCTTTTATTGCTATCAATATTATTCATAATTCTCTGCTTAGAATCTTAAGGCGGCTATTATTATATTAA
- a CDS encoding cation:proton antiporter — MALSLAVIILLGLIFNRAFKKMKLPGLLGMLILGILIGPYGFNLISEEILTISPDLRKIALIVILLRAGLGIEKETLKKVGVPAVKLSFIPSFLEGFTVLFVSMQLFGLSFIEGGILGFIIAAVSPAVVVPQMLNLIDNNRGADKGIPTLILTGASIDDVIAITIFSTFLGFYGGSQLNIAKKLLNVPISILMGVLLGIITGFILLYLFKKYHIRDTKKALLILSSAIILTGLKDLLKNIIPIAALLGVMAIGFILQERYNLVAKRLASKFNKIWVFAEIMLFVLVGAEVNIYLAINSGLIGLVIIFIGLIARGTGVLISVAGTELNWKERIFSVIAYSPKATVQAAIGAVPLSAGVESGELILAMAVLAIIITAPLGAAGIKLAGENWLSKPENNPEEAKL; from the coding sequence ATGGCTTTAAGTCTTGCAGTTATTATCTTATTAGGATTGATCTTTAATAGAGCCTTTAAGAAGATGAAACTACCGGGGCTATTAGGCATGTTAATCCTCGGTATCTTAATCGGCCCTTACGGCTTTAATCTAATCAGTGAAGAAATCTTAACTATCTCGCCTGATCTGCGTAAGATTGCCTTAATTGTAATTCTTTTAAGGGCAGGTCTAGGTATAGAAAAAGAAACTCTAAAAAAAGTAGGAGTACCAGCAGTTAAATTGAGCTTTATCCCCAGTTTCTTAGAAGGCTTTACAGTATTATTTGTATCTATGCAGCTTTTTGGGCTATCATTTATAGAAGGAGGAATCTTGGGCTTTATTATAGCTGCTGTTTCTCCGGCAGTTGTAGTTCCGCAGATGTTAAATTTAATAGATAATAATCGAGGAGCAGATAAAGGAATTCCTACTTTAATTCTGACAGGAGCCTCGATAGATGATGTAATTGCTATTACTATCTTCTCCACCTTTCTAGGCTTCTATGGAGGTTCTCAGCTAAATATTGCTAAAAAGTTATTAAATGTCCCTATTTCAATTCTTATGGGAGTACTACTAGGAATTATTACTGGCTTCATTCTCCTTTATCTCTTTAAAAAATACCATATCCGGGATACCAAAAAAGCCCTATTAATCCTCAGTTCAGCCATAATTCTGACCGGATTAAAAGATCTTCTCAAAAATATAATTCCGATTGCAGCCCTGCTGGGAGTAATGGCTATCGGCTTTATTCTGCAGGAAAGATATAATCTAGTCGCCAAAAGATTGGCCTCTAAGTTCAATAAGATCTGGGTCTTTGCTGAAATAATGTTATTTGTTTTAGTGGGAGCTGAGGTGAATATCTATTTAGCAATTAATTCAGGGCTGATAGGTCTTGTAATTATCTTTATTGGACTAATTGCCCGGGGAACCGGAGTCCTAATCTCAGTTGCTGGAACTGAGCTAAACTGGAAGGAACGAATCTTTAGTGTAATTGCTTACTCGCCTAAAGCTACCGTCCAGGCCGCCATCGGTGCTGTACCTTTATCTGCAGGCGTAGAGTCAGGAGAGCTAATCCTGGCAATGGCAGTCTTGGCAATTATTATCACTGCACCGCTCGGTGCGGCAGGTATCAAACTAGCCGGTGAAAACTGGCTATCAAAACCAGAAAATAATCCAGAAGAAGCAAAATTATAA
- a CDS encoding YggS family pyridoxal phosphate-dependent enzyme, translating into MSEIKDNLKQVQKRIAAAAKRAGRDSDEIKLVAVTKTRGIEEIKEVIEADVVDLGESRVQELRDKYDNISQKINWHMIGHLQRNKVKYIMRMERCNLIHSMDSMRLAKKINKRAGMADRVMNVLVQINVAGDENKFGLEPEETIDYLRKVAEFENLQVKGLMTMVPYVDDTEQVRPYFRELKELFEEVKRAEIPNIEMQELSMGITNDFEVAIEEGATIVRVGSAIFGPREY; encoded by the coding sequence ATGTCAGAGATAAAAGACAATCTAAAACAGGTACAGAAGCGTATTGCAGCAGCTGCCAAAAGAGCTGGCAGAGATAGCGATGAAATAAAATTAGTTGCTGTGACAAAAACAAGAGGTATTGAAGAGATCAAAGAAGTAATAGAAGCAGATGTAGTTGATTTAGGTGAGAGTAGAGTTCAGGAACTGAGAGATAAGTATGATAATATAAGCCAGAAGATTAACTGGCATATGATAGGTCACTTACAGAGGAATAAAGTTAAGTATATAATGAGAATGGAGCGGTGTAATCTGATCCATTCTATGGATAGCATGCGATTAGCCAAGAAGATAAATAAGAGGGCTGGAATGGCAGATAGAGTGATGAATGTTCTAGTCCAGATTAATGTTGCCGGTGATGAGAATAAGTTCGGCTTAGAACCGGAAGAGACTATCGATTATCTAAGAAAGGTAGCAGAGTTTGAGAATCTGCAGGTTAAGGGTTTGATGACTATGGTACCTTATGTAGATGATACTGAGCAGGTAAGGCCTTACTTTAGAGAGTTAAAAGAACTATTTGAAGAAGTTAAAAGGGCTGAGATTCCTAATATAGAAATGCAGGAGCTGTCAATGGGAATTACTAATGATTTTGAAGTAGCTATTGAAGAAGGAGCAACTATTGTTAGAGTTGGTTCGGCTATCTTTGGACCGCGGGAGTATTAA
- the hcp gene encoding hydroxylamine reductase, translating to MFCNQCEQTPSGGCTKVGVCGKNEDIASLQDTVIYGLKGVAAYANHARELGYTDPEVNETIERGLYSTLTNVNFNLEENIEMAMEVGEATVKVMDLLDEAHTDEFGIPEPVEVPQNQAEGKAILVTGHNLHALKELLEQSEGKGINIYTHSEMLPAHGYPELNKYDHLKGNIGGSWTDQRELFEEFPGAILGTTNCVMPIRGGYADRFFSYDVTGLEDVTKIEDDDFTPVIEKALDLPEANMESDETLTTGFHHQNVLELAPNIVEAVKEGKISRFFVIAGCDSPGSGNEYYRELAKSVPEDCVILTTACGKFRFNDLDYGTVPGTEIPRFIDLGQCNNSISAVKIALALADAFDCEVNELPLSIVLSWFEQKACAILLGLFNLGIQDIYLGATPPDFLTENVVGVLQDNFNLQLTGDSQEDLEKMLG from the coding sequence ATGTTCTGTAATCAATGTGAACAGACACCATCTGGAGGATGTACGAAAGTAGGAGTCTGTGGTAAGAATGAAGATATTGCTAGCCTACAAGATACAGTTATCTATGGTTTAAAGGGAGTAGCTGCTTATGCTAATCATGCCCGAGAATTAGGCTATACTGATCCGGAAGTTAATGAAACTATCGAGCGGGGGCTGTACTCGACTTTAACCAATGTTAATTTTAATTTGGAAGAAAATATCGAGATGGCGATGGAAGTAGGAGAAGCAACAGTTAAAGTTATGGATTTATTGGATGAGGCACATACAGATGAATTTGGCATTCCGGAACCTGTAGAGGTACCACAGAATCAGGCTGAAGGAAAGGCAATTTTAGTTACCGGCCATAATCTTCATGCTCTTAAAGAATTATTAGAACAGAGTGAGGGTAAGGGAATTAATATTTATACTCATTCGGAGATGTTACCGGCCCACGGCTATCCGGAATTAAATAAGTATGACCATCTAAAAGGAAATATCGGCGGTTCCTGGACTGATCAGCGGGAATTATTTGAGGAATTTCCCGGAGCAATTTTAGGAACTACTAACTGTGTAATGCCGATTAGAGGCGGCTATGCTGACCGATTCTTCTCTTATGATGTAACCGGTCTAGAAGATGTAACTAAGATTGAAGATGATGACTTCACGCCTGTAATTGAAAAGGCTTTAGACTTACCAGAGGCTAATATGGAATCAGATGAAACATTAACAACCGGCTTCCACCATCAGAATGTTTTGGAATTAGCTCCGAATATTGTAGAAGCAGTTAAAGAGGGCAAGATCAGCCGCTTCTTTGTTATTGCCGGCTGTGACTCTCCAGGTTCAGGCAATGAATACTACCGTGAGTTAGCTAAATCTGTTCCAGAGGACTGTGTAATATTAACTACAGCCTGTGGAAAGTTTAGATTTAATGATCTAGATTATGGTACTGTGCCCGGGACTGAAATTCCTCGATTCATCGATTTAGGCCAGTGTAATAACTCAATTTCGGCAGTCAAGATTGCCTTGGCTCTAGCAGATGCCTTTGATTGTGAAGTTAATGAATTACCATTAAGCATTGTTCTATCCTGGTTTGAACAGAAAGCATGTGCAATTTTATTAGGACTCTTTAATTTAGGAATTCAGGATATCTATCTTGGTGCTACTCCGCCGGACTTCTTAACTGAAAATGTTGTAGGAGTTTTGCAGGATAACTTTAACTTACAGCTAACAGGAGATTCCCAAGAGGATTTAGAAAAGATGTTAGGCTAA
- the proC gene encoding pyrroline-5-carboxylate reductase, with the protein MNKIGIIGAGSMAEALINGLINENQVDKEAVIASDISDQRREVMTDKYGIEIVADNHKVVTESDYIFLAVKPQVIGDVIEEVADLFTTEQKVISIAAGVSTEQLEEMISAKVPVVRIMPNTPALVQEGVLAYSLGRQATEEFGRELEDLLSPVGKVIKVKEALMPAVTGLSGSGPAYVALILEALVAGGVKLGLSHSDSKDLAIQTLAGTAKLAAESDEHLAVLRDQVTSPGGTTAEALYRLEKSGIRSGLIEAVAASAEKAQEL; encoded by the coding sequence ATGAATAAAATAGGAATTATAGGTGCAGGCTCGATGGCAGAAGCATTAATTAATGGATTGATTAATGAAAATCAGGTTGATAAGGAAGCAGTGATTGCTAGTGATATTTCTGATCAGCGTAGAGAAGTGATGACAGATAAGTATGGAATTGAAATAGTGGCAGATAATCATAAAGTTGTTACAGAGAGTGATTATATTTTCTTAGCTGTTAAGCCACAGGTGATTGGTGATGTAATTGAAGAAGTTGCCGATCTCTTTACTACTGAACAGAAGGTAATATCTATTGCAGCTGGAGTAAGTACGGAGCAATTAGAAGAGATGATTTCGGCTAAAGTACCGGTAGTTAGGATTATGCCCAATACTCCAGCTTTAGTACAGGAGGGGGTCTTGGCTTATTCTCTCGGTAGACAGGCTACAGAAGAGTTTGGAAGAGAGCTTGAGGATTTATTAAGTCCTGTAGGGAAAGTAATCAAAGTGAAGGAAGCTTTAATGCCGGCAGTGACAGGATTAAGCGGCAGCGGTCCGGCTTATGTGGCTTTGATTTTAGAAGCCCTAGTAGCAGGAGGGGTTAAATTAGGTTTATCCCACAGTGATTCTAAGGATTTAGCTATTCAGACTTTGGCTGGAACGGCTAAGCTGGCTGCCGAAAGTGATGAACACCTAGCCGTATTACGCGATCAGGTTACTTCGCCGGGAGGAACTACTGCCGAAGCATTATATAGACTGGAGAAGTCAGGAATTCGGTCTGGTTTAATTGAGGCTGTAGCTGCCTCGGCTGAAAAGGCGCAGGAATTATAA
- a CDS encoding GGDEF domain-containing protein, whose translation MCEVREASVACLGGGSLNISKKEINNKKIHEVFITDAEDLESTFLLKEGSYKEIHLKFCNSLLEKDNYIFVSYIFKLDNNYCLIGERKNVEDKEALEKISLLNNELANKTRKLTKKNKKLQQAKDEIEKLSKTDELTGLANRRHFMNYLQKIFSQAQRYSQSLSLVMIDLDKFKNINDTYGHDAGDKVLSALGDLLNNETRNEDLAARIGGEEFIVILTQTDLNDARNYAERIRKKISKLNIESIPVKITASLGVATMKNNDDYESIFNRADEALYKAKNSGRDKVCKYKGYKL comes from the coding sequence ATGTGTGAAGTAAGAGAAGCCTCCGTTGCTTGTCTCGGAGGTGGTTCACTAAACATCAGTAAAAAAGAAATAAATAATAAAAAAATTCATGAGGTATTTATTACTGATGCTGAAGATTTAGAGTCCACATTTTTACTAAAAGAAGGTTCTTATAAAGAAATTCATCTTAAATTTTGCAATTCATTACTTGAAAAGGATAATTATATTTTTGTCAGTTATATTTTCAAATTAGATAATAATTATTGTCTTATAGGAGAAAGAAAGAATGTAGAAGATAAAGAAGCTTTAGAAAAAATATCTCTTTTAAATAATGAATTAGCAAATAAAACTCGAAAATTGACCAAAAAAAATAAAAAACTTCAACAAGCAAAGGATGAAATTGAAAAACTATCTAAAACTGATGAACTAACTGGGCTTGCTAATCGGAGACACTTTATGAATTATTTACAGAAAATATTCTCTCAGGCTCAAAGATATTCCCAATCATTATCCCTGGTAATGATTGATCTGGATAAATTTAAAAATATTAATGATACTTATGGTCATGATGCAGGGGATAAGGTTTTATCAGCTCTTGGAGATCTTCTCAATAATGAAACTAGAAACGAAGACTTAGCTGCTAGAATTGGCGGAGAAGAGTTTATTGTTATTTTAACTCAAACTGATTTAAATGATGCTAGAAATTATGCAGAAAGAATACGAAAAAAAATTTCTAAACTTAATATAGAATCAATACCAGTTAAAATAACAGCAAGTTTAGGAGTTGCTACAATGAAGAATAATGATGATTATGAATCAATTTTTAATCGGGCAGATGAAGCTCTATATAAAGCAAAAAATAGTGGGAGAGATAAGGTCTGTAAATATAAAGGATATAAATTATAG